A genomic region of Oryza glaberrima chromosome 1, OglaRS2, whole genome shotgun sequence contains the following coding sequences:
- the LOC127774786 gene encoding rho GTPase-activating protein 1-like: protein MDVAGGGEEVEEVEAVDGGEQQPPMEIGWPTDVRHVAHVTFDRFHGFQGLPVELQPEVAGNAPSASKTVFGVSTESMQCSYDARGNSVPSILLLMQRRLYEQGGLKAEGIFRIAADDAQEQAVREQLNSGVLPEGGVDVHCLAGLIKAWFRELPGGMLDSLPAAEVTRCQSGDDCARLCARLPAAKAALLDWAVQLMADVAREERSNKMGSRNVAMVFAPNMTHAMDPFTALKHAVHVMNFLTMLIDRALNDVQTCNN, encoded by the exons ATGgacgtggccggcggcggcgaggaagtcgaggaggtggaggcggttgacggcggcgagcagcagccgccgaTGGAGATCGGTTGGCCCACCGACGTCCGCCACGTCGCCCACGTCACCTTCGACCGGTTCCATGGCTTCCAGGGCCTCCCCGTCGAGCTCCAGCCCGAGGTCGCCGGCAACGCCCCCAGCGCAAG CAAGACGGTGTTCGGCGTGTCGACGGAGTCGATGCAGTGCTCGTACGACGCGCGGGGGAACAGCGTCCCGAGCATCCTCCTCCTGATGCAGCGGCGGCTCTACGAGCAGGGCGGGCTGAAGGCGGAGGGCATCTtccgcatcgccgccgacgacgcccagGAGCAGGCGGTCCGGGAGCAGCTCAACTCCGGCGTGCTCCCGGAGGGCGGCGTGGACGTGCACTGCCTGGCGGGGCTCATCAAGGCCTGGTTCCGCGAGCTCCCCGGCGGGATGCTGGactcgctgccggcggcggaggtgacgCGGTGCCAGTCCGGCGACGACTGCGCGAGGCTGTgcgcgcggctgccggcggcgaaggcggcgctgCTGGACTGGGCGGTGCAGCTGATGGCGGACGtggcgagggaggagcggaGCAACAAGATGGGCAGCCGCAACGTCGCCATGGTCTTCGCCCCCAACATGACGCACGCCATGGATCCATTCACCGCGCTCAAGCACGCCGTCCACGTCATGAACTTCCTCACCATGCTCATCGACCGAGCTCTCAACGACGTCCAAACCTGCAACAACTGA
- the LOC127769202 gene encoding uncharacterized protein LOC127769202, protein MAEEIATSKKLFLNAKKNGCHNVIDFKEKLQDFDCTLTGLHRGKYRMDTMESDCAIKKFDVDRTKASTFSLIKNVRHTNIVTVRNFYDEVGQPRFVLSWVDGSLTAWVKSEGAKMLFKKSWTGRSPTPTFRQIVIDLCAGLEHLFEKGIYPIRIGVEDMFVRKAGRKPSVQLLITKAKSFVESDKVGSKNIQNGLWKQMRDAIKDIFKDHLDSQNSNDSVLSRFFEHIAEGGAKKLQNYPLDWSEKDKAKYLLKIIAIDKSEVQQKLSKVNIVWPPETVSGKLPSPLREMKVHEMTRAHPASYDVKIPYDYLKICKNMIKHWWVLPEDVKAECSTWKRLVEKMDTWDPLLWCKLYDLFG, encoded by the exons ATGGCGGAAGAAATTGCAACATCTAAAAAGCTTTTTCTTAATGCCAAGAAGAACGGGTGTCATAATGTGATTGATTTTAAGGAAAAATTGCAAGACTTTGATTGTACTCTGACAGGCCTGCATAGAGGTAAATATAGAATGGATACGATGGAGTCTGATTGTGCCATCAAAAAGTTTGATGTTGACCGAACAAAGGCAAGCACTTTTTCCTTGATAAAGAATGTTCGTCACACAAACATAGTTACCGTCAGAAATTTTTATGACGAAGTGGGACAACCGAGATTCGTCCTATCTTGGGTGGATGGTAGCCTTACGGCATGGGTAAAAAGTGAAGGAGCTAAGATGCTATTCAAGAAGTCATGGACTGGTAGATCGCCGACTCCCACGTTTCGCCAAATTGTCAT TGACTTATGTGCTGGGTTGGAACACCTATTTGAAAAGGGCATCTATCCAATACGCATAGGTGTCGAAGATATGTTTGTGAGGAAAGCCGGGAGGAAACCATCGGTGCAACTACTGATCACCAAAG CTAAATCATTTGTAGAAAGCGATAAAGTTGGAAGTAAGAATATTCAGAACGGTCTTTGGAAACAAATGAGGGATGCAATAAAGGATATCTTCAAGGACCATCTGGACTCTCAGAATTCCAATGACTCTGTCCTTTCGAGATTCTTTGAGCACATTGCGGAAGGTGGAGCAAAAAAGCTGCAGAACTATCCACTTGACTGGAGTGAAAAGGACAAGGCGAAGTACCTCCTCAAGATCATCGCAATTGACAAGTCAGAAGTACAACAGAAGCTTAGTAAGGTGAATATAGTCTGGCCACCGGAAACCGTGTCTGGAAAGTTGCCCTCTCCCTTGAGAGAGATGAAAGTTCATGAAATGACACGGGCCCACCCTGCAAGCTATGATGTGAAAATACCATATGACTATTTAAAGATATGCAAAAACATGATTAAGCACTGGTGGGTTCTTCCTGAAGATGTGAAG GCCGAATGCTCGACATGGAAGAGGCTAGTAGAGAAAATGGATACGTGGGATCCATTACTATGGTGCAAGTTATATGATTTGTTTGGTTAA
- the LOC127757528 gene encoding uncharacterized protein LOC127757528 codes for MATHSLGQSKSKGKKDDRKSISISYQLKNQKWDFRKQQGISQAKIPSDIPLQYGIVEDLNSELIFDFKNADASGHHCIQIMTECFHENILHAPVVEHKNEEGPYSIWHEPYTGNLKSYLESTSLGTNMMHGSKVMLPTPMLQSIISKIFDGMELLRLCGKYHGNFSLENTYYLIKERKIVVKLANFKKKETKSSTRVYQAEDFQAIGVALQEISKFAKEHKYYRFDCSQIDDLAEDLREFAFGQLDSIKEKIRRHPFFWDYDKRKFLLISEVPLAMISASFRSKIQECKDLCIVPWGKDDYDGLIELMDGYRVDKSMPKFDKKSRVDYVLCISGMYTHEKELKAQVKVDRVIMERNPGLFLLLNSLLPSS; via the exons ATGGCCACACATTCTTTAG GTCAATCAAAGagcaagggaaaaaaagatgaCAGAAAATCA ATTAGCATTAGTTATCAGCTGAAAAATCAAAAATGGGATTTTAGGAAGCAACAAGGAATATCTCAAGCAAAGATACCTTCAGATATACCACTTCAGTATGGCATCGTAGAGGATCTTAATTCTGAATTGATATTTGATTTCAAGAATGCAGATGCAAGTGGACATCACTGCATACAAATTATGACAGAATGCTTTCATGAAAACATATTGCACGCTCCAGTTGTTGAACATAAAAATGAGGAAGGTCCCTATTCAATTTGGCATGAGCCCTACACAGGCAATCTTAAGTCATATCTGGAATCAACTTCATTAGGGACTAATATGATGCATGGGAGCAAAGTTATGCTGCCAACACCTATGCTACAAAGTATTATAAG CAAAATTTTTGATGGTATGGAGCTGCTGAGGCTGTGTGGAAAGTACCATGGGAATTTTTCTCTGGAGAATACATATTATCTCATAAAGGAACGTAAAATTGTTGTAAAGCTTGCAAACTTTAAAAAGAAAG AGACGAAGAGCTCTACCCGAGTATACCAGGCTGAGGACTTCCAAGCTATTGGTGTCGCACTGCAGGAGATCTCGAAATTCGCTAAAGAACATAAATATTATCGTTTTGACTGCAGTCAAATTGATGATCTTGCTGAAGATCTCAGAGAGTTTGCTTT TGGACAGTTAGATTCTATCAAGGAAAAGATCAGAAGGCATCCTTTCTTCTGGGATTATGATAAAAGGAAGTTCCTTCTCATTTCTGAAGTTCCACTGGCCATGATCAGTGCATCATTCCGATCGAAGATTCAGGAATGTAAAGATTTGTGTATTGTCCCTTGGGGTAAAGATGACTATGACGGGTTAATTGAGTTGATGGATGGCTACCGAGTTGATAAGAGCATGCCTAAATTTGATAAGAAGAGCAGAGTTGATTATGTCTTATGTATAAGTGGGATGTACACCCATGAGAAGGAATTGAAG GCACAAGTTAAAGTCGATAGGGTCATCATGGAAAGAAATCCCGGGCTATTCTTACTTCTGAATTCTTTGTTGCCAAGCTCTTGA